The following nucleotide sequence is from Mycobacterium sp. Z3061.
CCAGCCGCCCTCAAACCCGAGTTGCTCCGCCCGGGCGAGATAGGAACGCAGCCCGTCCGCGTCGAAGTCGCCCGAAATGAGTTGGGGGATGGCTATCGAATACCTCACGGGCTCCACCGTACGGGCCGGATCGGGGCCGGTCGGTAGGCTATCTAAGATGTTCGCGTTTATGCCCTCACTGCCCGGAGTCAACGAAGTCCGTGCCCTTGTCGACCGGGTCGACACCGCCCGGCACCACGGCGTGCCGAACGGTTGCGTGCTGGAGTTGAACCTGCAGAGCGCGCCACCGGAGACCACCGGCTTCGACCCGTTCACCATCCTCACCGGCGGTGGGCGTCAGATGTCGCTGCGCGAGACGGTCGCCGCCATCCATCGTGCCGCCGAGGACCCCCGGGTCGCGGGGCTGATCGCGCGTGTGCAGCTGCCGCCGTCGCCGATCGGGGCGGTACAGGAGCTGCGGGATGCCATCGCCGCGTTCAGCGCCGTCAAGCCGTCCGTGGCGTGGGCGGAGACCTACCCGGGCACGCTGTCGTACTACGTGGCTTCCGCGTTCCGGGAGATCTGGATGCAGCCTTCCGGTGGTGTCGGGCTGATCGGCTTCGCGGCGAACGCGATGTTTCTGCGGGATGCGCTGCACAAGGCGGGTATCGAGGCGCAGTTCGTAGCCCGTGGTGAATACAAGTCTGCGGCAAACCTTTTCACCGAAGACGGCTTCACCGACGCGCACCGCGAAGCGGTCACCCGCATGCTGGAGAGCCTGCAGAGCCAGGTGTGGCAGGCGGTGGCCGAGTCGCGCAAGATCACTGTCGAGGACTTGGACGCGATGGCCGATCGCGCTCCGCTGATGCGCGACGACGCCCTGGCCTCGGGGCTGGTCGACCACATCGGATTCCGCGACGAGGCCTACGCCCGCATGGCGGAATTGGCCGGCGGGACAACGGGTTCGCAAGACGATGACGCCGACGCCGAGGAGAAGCCGCCGCGGATGTACCTGGCGCGCTATGCGGGTTCGGCCCGGTCGCGTCTGGCGCCGCCGGTGCCCGCCATCCCGGGGCGGCGCGCCAAGCCCACCATCGCCGTGGTCACTGTCGAAGGCGCGATCGTCAACGGTCGGGGCGGGCCGCAGGGTGTGCCTTTCGGTCCGTCCAACGCCGGCGGCGACACCATCGCTGCGGCGCTACGCGAGGTGGCGGCCGACGATTCGGTGTCGGCGATCGTGGTCCGCGTGGACAGTCCCGGTGGTTCGGTGACCGCATCGGAGACCATCTGGCGCGAGGTGAAACGAGCCCGCGAACGCGGCAAGCCGGTGGTGGCCTCGATGGGCTCGGTCGCCGCTTCCGGCGGGTACTACGTCTCGATGGCCGCCGACGCGATAGTCGCCAACCCGGGAACGATCACCGGCTCGATCGGTGTCATCACCGGGAAGCTGGTGGTGCGCGACCTCAAGGACCGGTTGGGGGTGGGCTCGGACACGGTGCGCACCAACGCGAATGCCGATGCCTGGTCGATAGACGCCCCGTTCACCCCGGAGCAGCAGGCCCGGCAGGAGGCCGACGCCGACCTGTTCTACACCGACTTCGTGCAGCGCGTCGCAGACGGCCGCAACCTGACCACCAAAGACGTGGATACCGTTGCGCGCGGCCGGGTTTGGACGGGCGCCGACGCGCTGGAGCGTGGGCTGGTCGATGAGCTCGGTGGCTTCCGCACCGCGGTGCGCCGCGCAAAGGTACTGGCCGGGCTGGACCCGGACACCGAGGTTCGGGTGCTGAGCTATCCGGGATCGTCGTTGCTGGACATGCTGCGCCCCCGGGCGTCGTCACAGCCCGGAGCGGCTTCGTTGCCCGAGGCCGTCGGTGCACTGCTCACCCGCTCGGTGGCCGGGATCGTCGACAACGTCGAGCAGACGTTGAGTGGCGCCCGCGTTCTGTGGGCAGGTCAGTCGCGCTTCTGAGGCCGGCCAGATGGCGGCGGCCCGGCTACGTTCGATGGCGATCGCCGCTAAGTCAGCCTCGCGCTGATGAAGATGATCTCGCCGAGCGGGTCGTCATCTCCGGGGGCGGGAAGCTGCAGACCGTGTTGCTTGAACAGCTCGGTCCGCGTCACCCCGTCGGCCTGCCAGCCCTTGTCGCGCAGATAGTCGACGACATGGGTGCGCGACCCGGAGTACACCAGCGAGGCCATGTCGATGTCCAACCCGTGGTTGCGGAACCGTCCGGACATTTCACGGACCTTTTCCGCGTCGAAATCGACTATGCCGGGCACGAATTCGGTCGCGACGGTGCTGCCTGGGGCACTGAGCGCGGTGATGTTGTCGAACAACCGGTCCTGAGCTTCCGGGGGCAGGTAGATCAGCAGCCCCTCGGCGAGCCACGCCGTCGGCTGTGACGGGTCCAGGCCGGCCTCCCTGAGTGCGGAGGGCCAGTCGCCGCGCAGGTCGATGGCCACGGTGCGCCGTGTGGCGGTCGGTTCGGCCCCGATCTCGGCGAGGGTGGTTGTCTTGAACTCGATGACCTGGGGTTGGTCGATCTCGTAGACGACCGTCCCGTCGGGCCAGGGCAGCCGGTAGCCGCGCGCATCCAACCCGGACGCCAGGATCACCACCTGCCTGATACCGGATTCGGTCGCGGCGGTGAAGTATTCGTCAAAGTACTTGGTGCGCACTCCCATTCCGCCGATCATCGCCTGTACCCGCTCAGGCTTGAAGTCCTCGAGCGCCTCGGTTTGCAGCTCCCCGTCCAGCATCTTGGTGAAGAAGTCCACACCGACCGCCCGCACCAGCGGTTCGGCGAAGGGGTCCTTGATCAGGCCGTCGGGAGCCTTGGTCACCATCGCGCGGCCGGCCGCGACCATGGTCGCGGTGGCGCCGACACTCGACGCGAGATCCCAGTTGTCGTCGTGAGCGCGTGGCATGCGTGTCCTATCTGTCGCGGTTAGTGCCGTGTATACAACGTTCGGCTCGCCCACCGCATTTCCGTCCCCGCAAATTGACCCGAATAGGTTCCGGTCGGCGGTCTGGTTAGGGCACGCT
It contains:
- the sppA gene encoding signal peptide peptidase SppA, with the translated sequence MFAFMPSLPGVNEVRALVDRVDTARHHGVPNGCVLELNLQSAPPETTGFDPFTILTGGGRQMSLRETVAAIHRAAEDPRVAGLIARVQLPPSPIGAVQELRDAIAAFSAVKPSVAWAETYPGTLSYYVASAFREIWMQPSGGVGLIGFAANAMFLRDALHKAGIEAQFVARGEYKSAANLFTEDGFTDAHREAVTRMLESLQSQVWQAVAESRKITVEDLDAMADRAPLMRDDALASGLVDHIGFRDEAYARMAELAGGTTGSQDDDADAEEKPPRMYLARYAGSARSRLAPPVPAIPGRRAKPTIAVVTVEGAIVNGRGGPQGVPFGPSNAGGDTIAAALREVAADDSVSAIVVRVDSPGGSVTASETIWREVKRARERGKPVVASMGSVAASGGYYVSMAADAIVANPGTITGSIGVITGKLVVRDLKDRLGVGSDTVRTNANADAWSIDAPFTPEQQARQEADADLFYTDFVQRVADGRNLTTKDVDTVARGRVWTGADALERGLVDELGGFRTAVRRAKVLAGLDPDTEVRVLSYPGSSLLDMLRPRASSQPGAASLPEAVGALLTRSVAGIVDNVEQTLSGARVLWAGQSRF
- a CDS encoding class I SAM-dependent methyltransferase produces the protein MPRAHDDNWDLASSVGATATMVAAGRAMVTKAPDGLIKDPFAEPLVRAVGVDFFTKMLDGELQTEALEDFKPERVQAMIGGMGVRTKYFDEYFTAATESGIRQVVILASGLDARGYRLPWPDGTVVYEIDQPQVIEFKTTTLAEIGAEPTATRRTVAIDLRGDWPSALREAGLDPSQPTAWLAEGLLIYLPPEAQDRLFDNITALSAPGSTVATEFVPGIVDFDAEKVREMSGRFRNHGLDIDMASLVYSGSRTHVVDYLRDKGWQADGVTRTELFKQHGLQLPAPGDDDPLGEIIFISARLT